The Mercenaria mercenaria strain notata chromosome 10, MADL_Memer_1, whole genome shotgun sequence genome contains a region encoding:
- the LOC123559508 gene encoding serine-rich adhesin for platelets-like codes for MNQKNQKKMDKKKTKRRKSNAGKRHGRAEPEEKPKTVEVMNEKEKQDRLEAASVLSSLMFFPPKSSEENENSESGGKNDLVTPSTTVTQFTLQPSTSGIPTTSQPTYLVQRGGRGGTGSATLSENATNLKNSMILAQLQSQLNLALKNRNVQPVFHPQAHAVLAQNKNVSAVKPGLTAKYVTNDKPDSQNVPLTVLKQNLTVNKNVAKALRQVVSNNKLKAEIPQTENTQKKVTGNSETASACVTAPRDEHEKMECESLPSSQWKAGSTDTNLPLKKRRLIGMNDGSLTTSDLNLNSSTFSTNLDTLTSTRQIENILQMAKDYPAASTAGDSTMSLVSNLSQPKLQSGEGYRPVHFDPRTSLMVLSDLKFALTPDEDGDLPIHIAVVHENTELVKKFIDIMAISGKTVDRFNKLQQTPLHLAVLVNKPEIVSVLLAAGANPNLQDRNGYTCMHISVNKEQPSCVDTLFGESKYPISLNTRDYEGYYPLHSCVELDNMDMMMSLIAHGADKDCQDGKAGRSVLFYAVEYNRGGMVQYLLDQGATPDLQNYASVTPMMTAQAASYEDIVACLNKALDIGNKYEDSYLPSKKVPISKIPSKSAQIVNKDMKVGRLSISGDIPLIYQEFETGSHSLSDDFKKEPLSRQSSVSSPIDLSMRHSMESPQLPVEMSIRGKPGRRKTKKELKNHKEKHPQKSMVKEKHASVVAALERSMFADKSYSMKANGKASEADHRQVETYIKVEATDAEDVEMRNKDEREEIVDVETVRTKSSSEALSNFILNLKPEQTKQLVEKVKQQLSVQKSDNTRLTPDAPQMYAAESPSDNKRNNFDNSKENDMERMHQDLETDGVEGEKTEKGLQDETPMLTDKDEYSEMVVSENESNVAQTEEVTMDDDCENRAEIVTKENIESPVTAVQFQCTSQSPDADHSNESDLEEIVVYRSHLKGDKDNTENTVGSPCEKKETCSENISSDGSKSFTLTSAYEGDKSCMLGHAETMSKDTQESDEECINKRSDGINDEEISDSVIKDDRLEPSNSKELVSQISQESASSSSLHGSQGFEAILSPALNINPVRETDGRQLENSEDSMEVDFTGNTSVSRTVNRIETGTDADVSDAENTTAAGDNDDTVNKTLELKMTEKNSKVSMDTDEDDEDTGLVIDEHASGDESVNNIKNCETVTRNESINVSKQTDCEWKEKTVNFHVDAGKSVEVKTTEDKRGYSEDLNEVENGNIGKQVEENVLKSSVKDKGHMNSEKPVDVEKQVISNGKNIGSSEKSSEVSDGKESAIEPRPQGIQDEEKLVKPSSAGLQLSQGTAPDDLLKKGQSHTLYYHDGDSYKPVKIFIDNSEQSSLVLQRMFQTAQLSNVNRQTGLITADNTKTATQSSFSETRTSNSVYPNVTVSHLTPATNRSVVQSDLVTEVRDYSISKATTSFPSNLNVETVSVTNIRPSAHALNALATEPSFQQAYIKSLKHQASNEAAKINGSAKQTKKQTVPISTKSDIPCQTKTVSQNTKQKVLNTSKSFDSRTSTVDINERNQKFGAYIATLPPGKRMPGAVNKSVNFLTGKYTSEGTLTRVNPDVRNKLSKALQSPQRKVGLVKSDSDSYIVNNRGVLGNVVTSVSGTASASVTDSRQQL; via the exons ATGAATCAAAAGAACCAAAAGAAGATGGACAAAAAGAAGACAAAACGAAGAAAAAGCAATGCAGGAAAACGACACGGTCGAGCTGAGCCTGAGGAAAAACCAAAAACGGTAGAGGTCATGAACGAAAAAGAAAAACAGGACAGACTTGAGGCTGCGAGTGTTCTGTCATCGTTAATGTTTTTCCCTCCAAAATCATCAGAAGAAAACGAAAATTCAGAAAGCGGAGGGAAAAATGACCTAGTTACGCCCTCTACAACGGTGACCCAGTTTACATTGCAACCATCAACGAGTGGAATTCCCACGACGTCACAGCCGACATATCTCGTGCAAAGAGGTGGGCGTGGTGGCACAGGCTCAGCAACATTATCAGAAAATGcaacaaacttaaaaaacagtATGATTTTAGCACAGTTACAAAGTCAGTTGAATCTTGCACTGAAAAACAGAAATGTTCAACCAGTTTTTCATCCTCAAGCCCATGCAGTTTTggcacaaaacaaaaatgtatctgCAGTTAAACCAGGTTTAACAGCTAAATATGTGACAAATGATAAACCTGACTCCCAGAATGTTCCTTTGACAGTGTTGAAGCAAAACCTTACAGTAAACAAAAACGTAGCAAAAGCATTGAGACAAGTTGTTTCAAATAACAAACTTAAAGCTGAAATTCCACAAACAGAGAATACGCAGAAAAAGGTGACAGGAAATTCTGAAACAGCTTCAGCATGTGTAACAGCTCCAAGAGATGAGCATGAAAAAATGGAGTGCGAGTCACTTCCTTCCAGTCAGTGGAAAGCAGGAAGTACTGACACAAATCTTCCGTTAAAAAAACGGCGATTGATTGGCATGAATGATGGTTCATTGACAACATCTGACCTTAATCTAAATTCTTCTACATTTAGTACAAACTTAGATACTTTAACTTCCACaagacaaattgaaaatatacttCAGATGGCGAAAGACTATCCAGCAGCAAGTACAGCTGGGGACTCTACTATGAGTCTAGTTTCAAATTTATCACAACCAAAATTACAGTCAG GTGAAGGGTACCGGCCTGTACATTTTGATCCTCGTACGAGTCTGATGGTACTGTCGGACCTCAAGTTTGCGCTCACTCCGGACGAAGATGGTGATCT GCCTATACATATAGCTGTTGTACATGAGAACACAGAGTTGGTAAAGAAGTTCATTGACATCATGGCAATCTCTGGGAAAACTGTAGACAGGTTTAACAAACTTCAGCAG ACCCCGCTTCACCTGGCTGTATTAGTGAACAAGCCAGAGATCGTATCTGTGCTGTTAGCAGCTGGCGCAAACCCCAACCTTCAGGACCGCAATGGTTATACCTGTATGCATATATCAGTGAACAAAGAACAACCATCATGTGTGGATACTTTGTTTGGAGAGTCAAAATATCCTATCAGCCTCAATACTAGAGATTATGAAG GTTATTACCCATTACACTCATGTGTGGAGCTGGATAATATGGACATGATGATGTCACTGATAGCACATGGAGCTGATAAGGATTGTCAA GATGGAAAAGCTGGTAGAAGTGTGCTATTTTATGCAGTAGAGTATAATAGAGGTGGCATGGTGCAGTATTTATTGGACCAGGGAGCTACACCTGATCTTCAGAACTATGCTA GTGTGACACCGATGATGACAGCCCAGGCAGCCAGCTATGAAGACATAGTAGCATGTCTGAACAAAGCTCTTGACATTGGCAACAAATATGAGGATTCATATTTACCATCAAAAAAG GTACCCATTTCAAAAATACCCAGCAAAAGTGCTCAGATAGTCAATAAAGATATGAAAGTGGGCAGACTGTCAATAAGTGGAGACATCCCTTTGATATATCaggagtttgaaactgggtcacattctTTATCTGATGACTTTAAGAAAGAACCGTTGTCACGGCAGTCCTCAGTTTCCTCCCCTATAGACCTTAGCATGAGGCATAGTATGGAATCCCCGCAACTTCCTGTTGAAATGTCTATAAGGGGAAAACCTGGCAGGAGAAAAACTAAAAAGGAGCTTAAGAACCACAAAGAGAAACATCCGCAAAAAAGTATGGTGAAAGAAAAGCATGCGTCAGTGGTGGCTGCTCTTGAAAGAAGTATGTTTGCAGACAAAAGTTATTCAATGAAAGCAAATGGTAAAGCATCAGAAGCAGATCACAGACAGGTTGAAACATACATAAAAGTTGAAGCCACTGATGCTGAAGATGTTGAAATGAGAAACAAAGATGAACGTGAAGAAATTGTAGATGTTGAAACAGTTCGGACAAAATCTTCATCTGAGGCTTTGAGCAACTTTATTTTAAATCTGAAACCAGAGCAAACAAAACAATTGGTTGAAAAAGTGAAGCAACAGCTTAGTGTTCAGAAAAGTGATAACACAAGGTTGACACCTGATGCTCCTCAAATGTATGCAGCTGAAAGTCCCAGTGATAATAAAAGGAACAATTTTGACAATTCTAAAGAAAATGACATGGAGAGAATGCATCAGGATCTTGAAACAGATGGTGTTGAAGgtgaaaaaactgaaaaaggtTTACAAGATGAAACACCAATGTTGACAGATAAAGATGAGTATTCTGAAATGGTTGTGTCAGAAAATGAAAGCAATGTTGCACAAACTGAAGAAGTTACAATGGATGATGATTGTGAAAACAGAGCTGAAATTGTCACAAAGGAAAACATTGAGTCGCCAGTTACTGCTGTCCAATTTCAGTGCACTTCACAAAGTCCTGATGCAGACCACAGTAATGAAAGTGATTTGGAAGAAATTGTTGTGTATCGCAGTCATCTAAAAGGTGACAAAGACAATACAGAAAACACTGTGGGATCACCCTGTGAGAAAAAAGAAACTTGTTCTGAAAATATATCAAGTGATGGGTCAAAATCTTTTACATTAACTAGTGCATATGAAGGAGATAAATCTTGCATGTTAGGGCATGCAGAAACTATGTCAAAAGATACACAAGAGTCTGATGAGGAATGCATTAACAAAAGAAGTGACGGCATAAATGATGAAGAAATATCAGATTCTGTTATTAAAGATGACAGGCTTGAACCATCTAATTCTAAAGAACTTGTTTCACAAATATCACAGGAATCTGCATCCAGCTCTTCATTACATGGATCACAGGGATTTGAAGCAATTTTATCTCCAGCGTTAAATATAAATCCAGTCAGAGAGACAGATGGCAGGCAGTTGGAAAATTCAGAAGATTCTATGGAAGTGGATTTCACTGGGAATACATCAGTAAGTAGGACAGTAAATCGTATTGAAACAGGAACTGATGCAGATGTATCCGATGCAGAAAATACAACTGCAGCTGGTGATAATGATGATACAGttaataaaactttagaattaaAGATGACGGAGAAAAATTCAAAAGTGTCAATGGACACAGATGAAGATGATGAAGATACTGGTTTGGTGATAGACGAGCATGCGTCAGGTGATGAAAGTgtgaataatattaaaaattgtgAAACAGTTACCAGAAATGAATCTATAAATGTAAGCAAACAAACTGACTGTGAATGGAAAGAAAAGACTGTAAATTTCCATGTTGATGCAGGGAAATCTGTGGAAGTTAAAACCACTGAAGATAAAAGGGGCTATAGTGAAGATTTGAATGAAGTAGAAAATGGTAATATTGGGAAACAAGTCGAAGAGAATGTTCTCAAGTCAAGTGTTAAAGACAAGGGGCATATGAATTCTGAAAAACCAGTTGATGTGGAAAAGCAGGTTATTTCTAATGGTAAAAATATTGGAAGCTCAGAAAAAAGTTCAGAGGTTTCTGATGGAAAAGAATCAGCAATTGAACCAAGACCTCAGGGAATTCAGGACGAAGAAAAATTGGTGAAGCCATCAAGTGCAGGACTACAGTTAAGTCAGGGTACAGCGCCTGATGACTTGTTGAAAAAGGGGCAGTCACATACATTGTACTACCATGATGGTGATAGTTATAAaccagttaaaatatttattgataatTCCGAGCAATCATCTCTTGTGCTTCAAAGGATGTTTCAGACTGCACAATTATCTAATGTTAACAGACAGACGGGTTTAATTAccgcagataacacgaaaactgCAACCCAAAGTAGTTTTTCTGAAACGCGAACTTCGAACTCTGTGTACCCAAATGTTACAGTAAGTCATTTGACACCAGCAACAAATAGATCTGTTGTGCAAAGTGATTTGGTAACTGAAGTCCGTGATTATTCAATTAGTAAAGCCACCACGTCTTTTCCCTCtaatttaaatgttgaaactgTGTCAGTTACAAATATCAGACCTTCAGCACATGCACTAAATGCTTTAGCAACTGAACCGTCATTTCAACAAGCTTATATTAAATCATTAAAACACCAAGCAAGTAATGAGGCAGCAAAGATAAATGGTTCCGCCAAACAAACTAAAAAACAGACAGTTCCTATTTCTACTAAAAGTGATATTCCTTGTCAGACAAAAACTGtttcacaaaacacaaaacagaAAGTACTGAACACTTCGAAGTCTTTTGACTCTCGGACATCTACAGTGGACATAAATGAACGAAACCAAAAATTCGGGGCTTACATAGCGACTTTGCCGCCGGGCAAAAGAATGCCTGGAGCGGTTAACAAATCTGTTAACTTTCTAACGGGAAAGTACACTTCTGAAGGTACATTGACTCGAGTGAATCCAGATGTGAGGAATAAACTTTCAAAAGCGTTGCAGTCTCCTCAGAGAAAAGTTGGACTTGTGAAGTCTGACTCGGACTCTTACATTGTTAATAACAGGGGTGTTTTAGGAAATGTGGTTACCTCGGTGTCGGGGACAGCAAGCGCGTCGGTGACAGATTCAAGGCAGCAGTTATGA